In one Brienomyrus brachyistius isolate T26 chromosome 7, BBRACH_0.4, whole genome shotgun sequence genomic region, the following are encoded:
- the anxa4 gene encoding annexin A4, producing the protein MAALGTRGTVTAAAGFNAEADAKRLSEAMKGAGTNEATIIEVLAHRTIAQRQSIKDAYKKTLGKDLGHDLCSELSGHFEKVVVGLLMTPPVYDAHELRNAIKGAGTDEACLIEILASRTNSELKSLKDCYHQEYNRNLEDDISGDTSGMFRRVLVSLLTAGRDESTTVNEALVKQDAKEIYEAGEARWGTDEVKFLTVLCVRNRNHLLRVFDEYQKISGRDIEESIKREMSGTLEEVFLAIVRCIRSRPSFFAERLYKSMKGLGTTDSILVRVMVSRCEIDMLDIKAEFLKMYGKTLYSFIKGDTSGDYRKILLVLCGGE; encoded by the exons ATGGCAGCG CTGGGTACTCGTGGGACAGTGACTGCGGCCGCTGGTTTCAATGCAGAGGCGGACGCCAAGCGCCTGAGCGAGGCCATGAAGGGAGCAG GCACTAATGAGGCCACCATCATCGAGGTCCTGGCTCATCGCACCATCGCCCAGAGGCAGAGCATCAAGGATGCTTATAAGAAGACGCTGGGGAAG GACCTGGGACATGACTTGTGTTCAGAACTGTCGGGTCACTTTGAGAAGGTGGTGGTCGGCCTTCTCATGACGCCCCCCGTCTATGACGCCCACGAGCTGAGGAACGCCATAAAG GGCGCGGGGACGGATGAGGCCTGCCTCATCGAGATCCTCGCATCCAGAACCAATAGTGAATTAAAGAGCCTCAAAGACTGCTACCACCAAG AATATAACAGGAACTTGGAGGACGACATCAGTGGTGACACTTCTGGAATGTTCCGGAGGGTCCTAGTGTCTCTGCTCACG GCTGGACGTGACGAGAGCACCACCGTCAATGAGGCCCTGGTGAAGCAAGATGCCAAG GAAATCTATGAGGCAGGGGAGGCCCGATGGGGCACCGATGAGGTCAAGTTCCTCACGGTGCTGTGTGTGAGAAACCGGAACCATCTGCTCCGAG TGTTCGATGAGTACCAGAAGATCTCTGGGCGGGACATTGAGGAGAGCATAAAGAGGGAGATGTCGGGCACCCTGGAGGAGGTCTTCCTGGCCATCG TGAGGTGCATTCGAAGCAGGCCAAGTTTTTTCGCAGAACGACTGTATAAATCCATGAAG GGCCTGGGCACCACAGACAGCATCCTGGTCCGGGTTATGGTGTCGCGTTGTGAGATCGACATGTTGGACATCAAGGCGGAGTTCCTCAAGATGTATGGCAAGACGCTGTACTCCTTTATCAAG GGTGACACCTCAGGTGATTACAGGAAAATCCTGCTGGTACTGTGTGGAGGAGAGTAA